The Limnochorda sp. LNt genome includes a region encoding these proteins:
- a CDS encoding branched-chain amino acid ABC transporter permease produces the protein MNLSLEVIVQQLLNGISLGGLYSLLAIGYTMVYGILRLINFAHGDVFMIGAYTAFFLVGVFHLPWWISAPLTALLTALVGVTIDRAAYRPLREEPRISALITAVGVSFFIENLGLVVVGGRPRGMPVPPAFAGSYALGPFRVPGVTVWVPVLTLLLVGALLVLVYRTRAGMAMRALSRDIEATRLMGVDVDRVISYTFALGSALAAAGGIMWSFQFPQVNPLMGIYPGWKAFTAAVVGGIGNVVGAMIGGFVIGIVEIMTVGLMPHLSGYRDAFVFALLVFFLLVRPTGILGEPMKEKV, from the coding sequence GTGAACCTTTCGCTCGAGGTCATCGTCCAGCAGCTCCTCAACGGCATCAGCCTCGGCGGGCTGTACAGCCTGCTGGCCATCGGCTACACCATGGTCTACGGCATCCTGCGCCTCATCAACTTCGCCCACGGCGACGTCTTCATGATCGGCGCGTACACGGCCTTCTTCCTCGTGGGCGTCTTCCACCTCCCCTGGTGGATCAGCGCGCCGCTGACGGCGCTGCTGACCGCCCTGGTTGGCGTGACCATCGATCGCGCGGCCTACCGTCCCCTTCGAGAGGAGCCGCGCATCTCGGCCCTCATCACCGCGGTGGGGGTCTCCTTCTTCATCGAGAACCTGGGCCTGGTGGTGGTCGGCGGGCGTCCACGGGGCATGCCGGTGCCCCCGGCGTTCGCCGGCTCGTACGCCCTCGGACCCTTCCGGGTGCCCGGCGTGACGGTCTGGGTACCCGTGCTGACCCTGCTGCTGGTGGGTGCCCTGCTGGTGTTGGTCTATCGCACCCGGGCGGGCATGGCCATGCGAGCGCTGTCGCGTGACATCGAGGCGACCCGCCTGATGGGCGTCGACGTCGATCGGGTCATCTCCTACACCTTCGCGCTGGGCTCGGCTTTGGCGGCGGCCGGTGGCATCATGTGGTCCTTCCAGTTCCCCCAGGTCAACCCCCTGATGGGCATCTACCCGGGATGGAAGGCCTTCACGGCGGCAGTGGTCGGCGGCATCGGCAACGTGGTAGGGGCCATGATCGGAGGCTTCGTCATCGGCATCGTCGAGATCATGACGGTGGGCCTGATGCCGCACCTGTCCGGTTACCGTGACGCCTTCGTCTTCGCCTTGCTGGTCTTCTTCCTGCTGGTACGGCCGACCGGGATCCTGGGCGAGCCCATGAAGGAGAAAGTGTAG
- a CDS encoding branched-chain amino acid ABC transporter permease — translation MTTKAASIEPVREAPPLSPWTKRLLTLAALALLVGAIAYMEQPGFSPYYRRIANLAFIYVVAAVSYNLVNGVAGQFSLGPNGFMAIGGFLTTLLMLPVARKAQVFFLQPLVWPLSAFSVPESLSAGLSRLLPGGAGAALAMPLGFLVSLVAAGVAAAVGGLLVGVPSLRLRGDYLAIATFGFGEIIFVLANNLISVTNGPLGIRDIPEYANLWWTGGAAVFTVWVVQNLVNSTYGRALKAIREDEVAAEAMGIHVFTHKLLAFVVSAFFAGVAGGLLAALLTTISPSLFTFMMTFNLLIIVVLGGLGSTTGATVTAVLYAVLQEALRAVEAPMRLGPLFIPGVPGMRMVAFSLLLVLLMLFYRRGLFGRSEFTWDGAWHLTWRVARGVTRGLARVSGRAAGAARPPRGQ, via the coding sequence ATGACGACCAAAGCCGCTTCCATCGAGCCCGTTCGCGAGGCGCCGCCCCTATCCCCCTGGACCAAGCGGCTGTTGACCCTGGCCGCCCTGGCGTTGCTCGTGGGTGCCATCGCCTACATGGAGCAGCCGGGCTTCAGCCCGTACTACCGGCGCATCGCCAACCTGGCCTTCATCTACGTCGTGGCGGCCGTCAGCTACAACCTCGTCAACGGGGTGGCCGGCCAGTTCTCGCTGGGACCCAACGGCTTCATGGCCATCGGGGGCTTCCTGACGACCCTGTTGATGCTGCCCGTGGCTCGCAAGGCCCAGGTCTTCTTCCTGCAGCCGCTGGTCTGGCCCCTTTCGGCCTTCTCGGTGCCGGAGAGCCTGTCGGCGGGGCTCTCGCGCCTGCTCCCAGGAGGTGCCGGGGCGGCGCTGGCCATGCCCCTGGGCTTCCTCGTCTCGCTGGTGGCGGCGGGGGTGGCGGCCGCGGTGGGCGGCCTGCTGGTGGGGGTCCCCTCCCTGCGGCTGCGAGGCGACTACCTGGCCATCGCCACCTTCGGCTTCGGGGAGATCATCTTCGTGCTGGCCAACAACCTGATCTCGGTCACCAACGGGCCCCTGGGCATCCGCGACATCCCGGAGTACGCCAACCTGTGGTGGACGGGCGGCGCGGCCGTCTTCACCGTCTGGGTCGTCCAGAATCTGGTCAACTCGACCTACGGCCGAGCGCTCAAGGCCATCCGGGAGGACGAGGTGGCGGCCGAGGCCATGGGGATCCACGTCTTCACCCACAAGCTCCTGGCCTTCGTCGTCAGCGCCTTCTTCGCGGGGGTGGCCGGCGGGCTCCTGGCGGCCCTGCTCACCACCATCTCGCCCTCGCTGTTCACCTTCATGATGACCTTCAACCTCCTCATCATCGTGGTACTGGGAGGTCTGGGGAGCACCACCGGGGCCACCGTGACCGCCGTGCTGTACGCCGTCTTGCAGGAGGCGCTGCGGGCAGTGGAGGCACCGATGCGGTTGGGGCCCCTCTTCATCCCCGGCGTGCCCGGGATGCGCATGGTGGCCTTCTCCTTGCTGCTGGTGCTGCTCATGCTCTTCTACCGACGGGGGCTCTTCGGCCGCAGCGAGTTCACGTGGGACGGCGCCTGGCATCTCACCTGGCGCGTGGCCCGCGGGGTGACGCGCGGGCTGGCGCGGGTCTCCGGGCGGGCGGCGGGGGCCGCGCGCCCGCCGAGGGGGCAGTGA
- a CDS encoding class I SAM-dependent methyltransferase, producing the protein MDVRHPHLDDRHGEAKERVRGFFSQHAEHYARSESHGQGADLDRLVELLQPEPQEVALDVATAAGHTALRLALRVRLVIGLDYTPAMGGPFRRLAAEKGLGNVRFQVGDAERLPFADASFDLVTSRRAPHHFPRVEQAVREMARVLRPGGRLGIVDMTALDPAQADLLNALEAARDDSHVRALTPDQWRAQAEAAGLTVTTLEVHVEPIPWERWLAPVPPDSPQAARADDILRQAPAALRSGLVEDRADGRWLLKRRVVMVAPR; encoded by the coding sequence ATGGACGTCCGACATCCCCACCTGGACGACCGTCACGGCGAGGCCAAGGAGCGGGTGCGTGGCTTCTTCTCCCAGCATGCCGAGCACTATGCCAGGAGCGAGAGCCACGGCCAGGGCGCAGACCTGGACCGTCTCGTCGAGCTCCTGCAGCCCGAGCCGCAGGAGGTGGCGCTCGACGTGGCCACGGCTGCCGGTCACACGGCCTTGCGCCTGGCTCTCCGAGTGCGCCTCGTCATCGGGCTCGACTATACGCCGGCCATGGGTGGGCCGTTCCGCCGCCTGGCCGCCGAGAAGGGCCTTGGAAACGTGCGATTCCAGGTGGGAGACGCCGAGCGGCTGCCCTTCGCAGACGCCTCCTTCGACCTGGTGACGAGCCGGCGAGCGCCGCACCACTTCCCCCGTGTGGAGCAGGCGGTGCGGGAGATGGCCCGGGTACTCCGCCCCGGCGGGCGACTCGGCATCGTCGACATGACTGCCCTCGACCCCGCTCAGGCCGACCTACTCAACGCTCTCGAGGCGGCGCGGGACGACTCCCACGTGCGGGCCCTGACCCCCGACCAGTGGCGAGCGCAGGCAGAGGCGGCCGGCCTGACCGTCACCACCCTCGAGGTGCACGTCGAGCCCATCCCGTGGGAGCGCTGGCTCGCGCCCGTCCCGCCCGACAGCCCTCAGGCGGCTCGGGCTGACGACATCCTCCGGCAGGCCCCGGCCGCGCTACGCAGCGGGCTCGTGGAGGATCGCGCTGACGGGCGATGGCTCCTCAAGCGCCGCGTCGTGATGGTGGCTCCACGTTAG
- a CDS encoding heavy metal translocating P-type ATPase, whose translation MRPLAVPLATGALTVLGWWLERRLAPASAGGPLLLRPGLPALAAYLAAFAVGGFEPAREGLRSLRRGRIDIDFLMVAAALGAAAIGQAQDGAILIFIFALSHALEQYAVGRTRRAVEALVRLRPTRARRVRSLDDVGEGALVPADQLRPGDVVLVLPGEQIPADGVVVQGASAVDASAITGESIPQERAPGQTVFAGSVNRSGALWVQVTRSTPDSTLSRIIRLVAEAEEHKPPTQLFIERFEQVYSAAVVLATVGVIAAGPLVLGWSFDLTLYRAMTLMVVASPCAVVLSTMPAMLSAIARGARRGVLFKGALHLEQLASVRVVAFDKTGTLTMGRPSLTAVHGVDGWSESQVLALAASAEAGSEHPIARAIVEAAHRHDLAFSAPEQTTSHPGRGVEAVVAGDRVMVGSPAWFEEMGRPLRPELRDRLARLEAAGQTAMVVGVNGSGPVGLLAVADRVRPEARQAVAAMKRLGIRVVMLTGDNARVAEAIGEELGVDEVHAGLLPEEKMHVLAELERRWGPVAMVGDGVNDAPALAAAAVGVAMGRSGTDVALETADVVLMSDDLSRLEGAIRLGRRAERVVRQNLAFAFGVIAVLVVGALGGWLDLTLGVIGHEGSTVLVALNGLRLLGFRWSGGSAQPSGEAPELVGTAQPETGS comes from the coding sequence TTGCGCCCCCTGGCGGTGCCGCTGGCGACAGGGGCGCTCACGGTGCTCGGATGGTGGCTGGAGCGCCGTCTGGCGCCCGCCTCTGCCGGCGGTCCTCTCTTGCTCAGACCGGGTCTGCCGGCGCTCGCCGCCTACCTCGCGGCGTTCGCGGTCGGCGGCTTCGAGCCCGCTCGGGAGGGACTCCGGTCGCTGCGCCGAGGGCGCATCGACATCGACTTCCTGATGGTGGCGGCGGCCCTGGGTGCGGCCGCCATCGGGCAGGCCCAGGACGGTGCCATCCTCATCTTCATCTTCGCCCTGAGCCACGCGCTCGAGCAGTACGCCGTGGGGCGCACGCGGCGGGCGGTGGAGGCCCTCGTCAGACTGCGGCCCACCCGGGCCCGCCGAGTGCGCTCCCTCGACGACGTCGGCGAGGGGGCCCTGGTGCCGGCCGACCAGCTCCGACCGGGCGACGTGGTGCTGGTGCTGCCCGGGGAGCAGATCCCGGCCGACGGCGTCGTGGTCCAGGGCGCGTCGGCGGTCGACGCCTCCGCCATCACCGGCGAGAGCATCCCGCAGGAGCGAGCGCCGGGCCAGACGGTCTTCGCAGGCAGCGTCAACCGCTCCGGGGCCCTCTGGGTCCAGGTGACCCGGAGCACGCCCGACAGCACCCTCTCCCGCATCATCCGGCTGGTGGCCGAGGCCGAGGAGCACAAGCCGCCCACCCAGCTCTTCATCGAACGATTCGAGCAGGTCTACTCGGCCGCGGTGGTGCTGGCCACCGTCGGCGTCATCGCCGCCGGCCCCTTGGTCCTGGGCTGGAGCTTCGACCTGACCCTCTATCGTGCCATGACGCTGATGGTGGTGGCCTCTCCCTGTGCAGTGGTGCTCTCGACCATGCCTGCCATGCTGTCGGCCATCGCCCGGGGTGCCCGCCGGGGGGTGCTCTTCAAGGGAGCCCTCCACCTGGAGCAGCTGGCGTCGGTGCGGGTGGTGGCCTTCGACAAGACCGGGACCCTCACGATGGGCCGCCCCAGCCTGACGGCGGTCCATGGCGTCGACGGATGGAGCGAGAGCCAGGTACTGGCCTTGGCCGCCTCGGCCGAGGCCGGCAGCGAGCATCCCATCGCCCGAGCCATCGTCGAGGCCGCTCACCGGCACGACCTGGCCTTCTCCGCCCCGGAGCAGACCACCAGCCACCCGGGGCGCGGCGTGGAGGCCGTGGTGGCGGGTGACCGCGTCATGGTCGGCAGCCCGGCATGGTTCGAGGAGATGGGGCGTCCCCTCCGCCCCGAGCTCCGCGACCGCCTGGCCCGCCTCGAGGCGGCCGGCCAAACGGCCATGGTGGTGGGGGTCAACGGGTCAGGACCGGTGGGGCTGCTGGCCGTGGCCGACCGGGTGCGGCCCGAGGCGCGTCAAGCGGTGGCGGCGATGAAGCGCCTCGGCATCCGGGTGGTCATGCTGACGGGCGACAACGCCCGCGTCGCCGAGGCCATCGGCGAGGAGCTGGGCGTCGACGAGGTCCATGCGGGCCTGCTGCCCGAGGAGAAGATGCACGTGCTGGCCGAGCTGGAGCGTCGCTGGGGGCCGGTCGCGATGGTCGGGGACGGCGTCAACGACGCGCCGGCGCTGGCAGCAGCTGCCGTGGGCGTGGCGATGGGGCGCTCGGGCACGGACGTGGCGCTGGAGACAGCCGACGTGGTGCTCATGTCCGACGACCTGAGCCGGCTCGAGGGCGCCATCCGGCTCGGCCGGAGGGCCGAGCGGGTCGTGCGACAGAACCTGGCCTTCGCCTTCGGCGTCATCGCCGTACTGGTGGTGGGGGCGCTCGGCGGATGGCTCGACCTCACGCTGGGCGTCATCGGTCATGAGGGCAGCACCGTGCTTGTGGCCCTCAACGGTCTGAGGCTGCTGGGCTTCCGGTGGAGCGGCGGCTCCGCGCAGCCGAGCGGCGAGGCTCCGGAATTGGTGGGCACGGCCCAGCCGGAGACCGGCTCTTGA
- a CDS encoding ABC transporter ATP-binding protein, which yields MLEIEALEIAYGGIQALRGISLRVPEGGLVCLIGANGAGKSTTLRAIMGLVRRRAGSIRLLGEEISSWPTHRIVRRGVALVPEGRRVFANLTVYENLVMGAYARPEAESRASLQRVYDLFPRLAERRAQKAGTLSGGEQQMLAIGRALMSQPRLLCLDEPSLGLAPLLVREVMRALAAIHRQGTTILLVEQNARMALAMSEYAYVLETGRIALEGPGPELLEHPSVRQAYLGERAS from the coding sequence ATGCTGGAGATCGAGGCGCTCGAGATAGCCTACGGCGGCATCCAGGCGCTCCGGGGCATCTCGCTGAGGGTCCCCGAGGGCGGGCTCGTCTGCCTCATCGGCGCCAACGGCGCCGGCAAGAGCACGACGCTGCGGGCCATCATGGGGCTCGTGCGCCGGCGCGCCGGCAGCATCCGGCTGCTCGGGGAGGAGATCTCGAGCTGGCCCACCCACCGCATCGTGCGCCGCGGCGTGGCGCTGGTGCCCGAGGGCCGGCGGGTCTTCGCCAACCTGACGGTCTACGAGAATCTGGTGATGGGCGCCTACGCCCGGCCCGAGGCGGAGTCACGGGCCTCCTTGCAACGGGTCTACGACCTCTTCCCCCGGCTGGCCGAGCGCCGCGCGCAGAAGGCCGGCACCCTCTCGGGCGGCGAGCAGCAGATGCTGGCCATCGGTCGGGCGCTCATGTCCCAGCCGCGGCTGTTGTGCCTCGACGAGCCTTCACTGGGGCTGGCGCCGCTGCTGGTGCGGGAGGTCATGCGCGCGCTGGCGGCCATCCACCGGCAAGGCACCACCATCTTGCTGGTGGAGCAAAACGCCCGCATGGCCCTCGCGATGTCCGAGTACGCCTACGTGCTCGAGACGGGCCGGATCGCACTCGAGGGACCTGGCCCCGAGCTCCTGGAGCATCCCAGCGTACGGCAGGCCTACCTGGGCGAGCGCGCGTCGTGA
- the glpX gene encoding class II fructose-bisphosphatase — MQDREREVMLDFLRVTETAALRAAPWMGKGDKQAADDAAVDGMRGMLDLVRVRGTVVIGEGEKDKAPMLYVGEEVGTGDGPEVDIAVDPLEGTRLVANGLPNALSVLVAAERGSVLPVPSFYMQKIAVGPRAAGHIDINAPVRENLRVVAAVLGKRVAELTVVILDRPRHARLIQEVRELGARIKLISDGDVAAGIATALEDTGVDLLLGIGGAPEGVLTAAALKCLGGEIQCKLWFATPEEESRAEAAGFQPGRVYTQDDLIRTDRVIFAATGVTDGDLLKGVRYEGRTARTHSLLMRAHTKTVRLIETIHHLEHKTLRSRRRNEEVAARAAEEAS, encoded by the coding sequence ATGCAGGACCGCGAGCGCGAAGTGATGCTGGACTTCTTGCGGGTGACGGAGACCGCGGCGCTGCGAGCCGCGCCGTGGATGGGCAAGGGAGACAAGCAGGCAGCCGACGACGCGGCCGTCGACGGCATGCGCGGCATGCTGGACCTGGTGCGGGTGCGGGGCACCGTCGTCATCGGCGAGGGCGAGAAGGACAAGGCCCCCATGCTCTACGTGGGGGAGGAGGTGGGCACCGGTGATGGCCCCGAGGTGGACATCGCCGTCGACCCGCTGGAGGGGACCCGGCTCGTGGCCAACGGGCTGCCCAACGCCCTCTCGGTGCTGGTGGCGGCCGAGCGCGGCAGCGTGCTGCCCGTGCCCTCCTTCTACATGCAGAAGATCGCGGTCGGCCCTCGAGCCGCCGGCCACATCGACATCAACGCGCCCGTGCGGGAGAACCTGCGGGTGGTGGCGGCCGTGCTGGGCAAGCGGGTGGCGGAGTTGACCGTCGTCATCCTGGACCGGCCTCGCCACGCCCGCCTCATCCAGGAGGTGAGGGAGCTCGGGGCCCGCATCAAGCTCATCTCGGATGGCGACGTGGCGGCCGGCATCGCCACGGCGCTGGAGGACACGGGCGTGGACCTGCTGCTGGGGATCGGGGGGGCCCCCGAGGGCGTCCTGACGGCGGCGGCGCTCAAGTGCCTGGGCGGCGAGATCCAGTGCAAGCTCTGGTTCGCCACTCCCGAGGAGGAGTCCAGGGCCGAGGCCGCCGGCTTCCAGCCCGGCAGGGTCTACACCCAAGACGACCTCATCCGCACCGACCGGGTCATCTTCGCGGCCACCGGGGTGACCGACGGCGACCTGCTCAAGGGGGTACGCTACGAGGGACGCACGGCCCGTACCCACTCGCTGCTGATGCGGGCCCACACCAAGACCGTGCGCCTCATCGAGACCATCCACCACCTCGAGCACAAGACGCTGCGCTCGCGCCGGCGCAACGAGGAGGTCGCGGCCCGCGCCGCCGAGGAGGCATCCTAG
- a CDS encoding DUF421 domain-containing protein: MEGALEGVGSVLGLAGRTVFFYIVVLVVIRLMGKREIGTLSPWDLVLTIMLAELAALPIENANVGLLAGAVPILTLLVTQVVVSWLSLKSLGFRNLIAGTPSIVVKDGRIIEPELRRLRYGIDDLMEQLRQKNVPNIHDVEVAVLETNGSLSVIPKSQRRPVYPSDLGISTGYEGLPIPLVNDGRIDYRALSAAGLDLTWLKQELERRGIHDPKEVLYACLDSQGNLFVQEREKPGAPG; the protein is encoded by the coding sequence GTGGAGGGAGCCTTGGAGGGAGTCGGCTCGGTGCTGGGCCTCGCCGGCCGTACCGTCTTCTTCTACATCGTGGTGCTCGTCGTCATCCGCTTGATGGGCAAGCGTGAGATCGGCACGCTCTCCCCGTGGGACCTGGTGCTGACCATCATGCTGGCCGAGCTGGCCGCGCTGCCCATCGAGAATGCCAACGTCGGACTGCTCGCGGGCGCCGTGCCCATCCTGACCCTCCTGGTCACGCAGGTCGTGGTCTCGTGGCTCAGCCTCAAGAGCCTCGGCTTTCGCAACCTCATCGCCGGCACCCCCAGCATCGTGGTCAAGGACGGGCGCATCATCGAGCCGGAGCTGAGGCGCCTGCGCTACGGCATCGACGACCTCATGGAGCAGCTGCGCCAGAAGAACGTGCCCAACATCCACGACGTGGAGGTGGCCGTGCTGGAGACCAACGGCAGCCTCAGCGTCATCCCCAAGTCACAGCGGCGGCCCGTCTACCCCTCCGACCTGGGCATCAGCACCGGCTACGAGGGATTGCCCATCCCCCTGGTCAACGACGGGCGCATCGACTACCGGGCGCTGTCGGCGGCGGGGCTGGACCTGACGTGGCTCAAGCAGGAGCTGGAGCGGCGGGGCATCCACGACCCCAAGGAGGTGCTCTACGCCTGCCTCGACTCGCAGGGCAACCTGTTCGTGCAGGAGCGGGAGAAACCAGGGGCGCCGGGGTGA
- a CDS encoding ABC transporter substrate-binding protein produces MNRKIASLLLAGSLLVAATAVAGAAEPIRIGLNLEMTGGVAAYGQQGYEGIQVLQQMMKLEALGRPVEFVLVDNKSDRVESANAAQRLIQRDRVVAIIGPMISGSMLAAGPIAEQARVPIIGPSTTNPLTTQGRSFVFRACFIDPFQGQIAARFAYDNLGVRRAALLVDVAQDYAVGLANFFAREFTRLGGQVVATQYLKTGDQDFSAQLTAIRAANPELLYMPNYYAEIALAAVQARRLGLDVPILAGDGADAPELVQIGGAAVEGLMHTGFYHVQAFSNPLAQQYVETFRRVTGKEPNAFGALAADSVLIVLDAIRRAGSTDPEAIAAAMQQTRDLEVTTGTVTIQNGDAIKPVVIRKLVNGQWEYLATVNP; encoded by the coding sequence ATGAACCGCAAGATCGCCTCGCTGCTGTTGGCTGGCTCGTTGCTCGTGGCCGCCACGGCGGTGGCCGGCGCGGCCGAGCCCATCCGCATCGGCCTCAACCTGGAGATGACGGGCGGGGTGGCCGCTTACGGCCAGCAGGGCTACGAGGGCATCCAGGTGCTTCAGCAGATGATGAAGCTGGAGGCCCTCGGGCGGCCGGTGGAGTTTGTCCTGGTGGACAACAAGTCGGACCGGGTCGAGAGCGCCAATGCTGCCCAGCGGCTCATCCAGCGAGACCGGGTCGTGGCCATCATCGGCCCCATGATCTCGGGCTCCATGCTGGCGGCGGGCCCCATCGCCGAGCAGGCGCGCGTGCCCATCATCGGCCCGTCCACCACCAATCCGCTCACGACGCAGGGGCGCAGCTTCGTCTTCCGGGCTTGCTTCATCGATCCGTTCCAGGGCCAGATCGCCGCGCGCTTCGCCTACGACAACCTGGGCGTCCGCCGGGCCGCCCTGCTGGTGGACGTGGCCCAGGACTACGCGGTCGGGCTCGCCAACTTCTTCGCCCGTGAGTTCACCCGGCTGGGCGGTCAGGTGGTGGCCACCCAGTACCTCAAGACGGGCGATCAGGACTTCAGCGCCCAGCTGACGGCCATCCGCGCGGCCAACCCCGAGCTGTTGTACATGCCCAACTACTACGCGGAGATCGCGCTGGCCGCTGTCCAGGCGCGCCGGCTGGGCCTCGACGTGCCGATCCTGGCCGGCGACGGAGCCGACGCTCCGGAGCTGGTGCAGATCGGGGGCGCGGCCGTAGAGGGCCTGATGCACACCGGCTTCTACCACGTGCAGGCCTTCTCCAACCCGCTGGCGCAGCAGTACGTCGAGACCTTCCGGCGGGTGACGGGCAAGGAGCCCAACGCCTTCGGCGCGCTGGCGGCCGACTCGGTGCTCATCGTCCTCGACGCCATCCGGCGGGCCGGCTCCACGGATCCGGAGGCCATCGCCGCCGCGATGCAACAGACCCGCGACCTCGAGGTGACGACGGGCACCGTGACGATTCAAAACGGGGACGCCATCAAGCCCGTCGTCATCCGCAAGCTGGTCAACGGGCAGTGGGAGTACCTCGCCACGGTCAATCCGTGA
- a CDS encoding ABC transporter ATP-binding protein has translation MATKPLLTLERLTVRFGGLVAVHALDLVIHEGELVGLIGPNGAGKTTVFNLITGQYVPSEGRILFEGQPIQGWPPHRITALGIARTFQNIRLFGGLTVLDNVLVGLHVRRRASLASAFVPGRARRAEERAMRERAHTLLEAVGLAHLAGEPASSLPYGQQRRLEIARALATGPRLLLLDEPAAGMNPEEMRQLMAFILEIRRRFGLTILLIEHHMQMVMGICQRITVLDHGVAIATGTPEEIQRDPKVIAAYLGEEPAA, from the coding sequence GTGGCGACGAAGCCTCTTCTGACCCTGGAGCGCTTGACGGTTCGCTTCGGCGGCCTGGTGGCGGTGCACGCCCTCGACCTCGTCATCCACGAGGGCGAGCTGGTGGGGCTCATCGGGCCCAACGGAGCGGGCAAGACCACGGTCTTCAACCTGATCACCGGCCAGTACGTGCCGAGCGAGGGGCGCATCCTCTTCGAGGGGCAGCCCATCCAGGGGTGGCCGCCCCACCGCATCACGGCGCTCGGCATCGCCCGTACCTTCCAAAACATCCGCCTCTTCGGCGGCCTGACGGTCCTCGACAACGTCTTGGTGGGCCTGCACGTGCGTCGCCGGGCCTCGCTGGCCTCGGCCTTCGTGCCCGGCCGGGCCCGCCGCGCGGAGGAGCGGGCCATGCGGGAGCGGGCCCATACGCTGCTGGAGGCGGTCGGGCTGGCCCACCTGGCCGGCGAACCGGCCAGCTCCCTGCCCTACGGCCAGCAGCGCCGGCTCGAGATCGCCCGGGCCCTGGCCACGGGCCCACGACTGCTCTTGCTCGACGAGCCAGCGGCCGGCATGAACCCCGAGGAGATGCGACAGCTGATGGCCTTCATCCTGGAGATACGGAGGCGCTTCGGCCTGACCATCCTGCTCATCGAGCACCACATGCAGATGGTGATGGGCATCTGCCAGCGCATCACGGTCCTGGACCACGGCGTCGCCATCGCCACGGGCACACCCGAAGAGATCCAGCGGGATCCCAAGGTGATCGCCGCCTACCTGGGGGAGGAGCCAGCCGCATGA
- the folD gene encoding bifunctional methylenetetrahydrofolate dehydrogenase/methenyltetrahydrofolate cyclohydrolase FolD — protein sequence MADRARIIDGKALAAAVRRQVAQRVSQLQERYGTVPGLSVILVGDDPASAIYVRNKRRACEELGIRSRVHHLPAQTRASELAELIDRCNADPQVHGILLQLPLPAHLEADDFLARIDPRKDVDGFHPVNMGRLLQGRPYLVPCTPAGILHLIDATGVELQGRRAVVIGRSNIVGKPTALLLLGRHATVTVCHSRTRDLAGVCREADVLVAAVGRARLVRGDWIKPGAVVIDVGINRLPDGSLAGDVDFDAASRVAGHVTPVPGGVGPMTVAMLMANAVTAAERLLEATDGA from the coding sequence ATGGCGGACAGGGCACGGATCATCGACGGCAAGGCGCTGGCCGCGGCCGTGCGCCGGCAGGTGGCCCAGCGCGTCAGCCAGCTGCAGGAGCGGTATGGGACGGTGCCCGGCCTCTCGGTCATCCTGGTCGGCGACGACCCCGCCTCGGCCATCTACGTCCGCAACAAGCGGCGGGCCTGCGAGGAGCTGGGCATCCGCAGCCGGGTGCACCACCTGCCGGCCCAGACCCGGGCGTCGGAGCTGGCCGAGCTCATCGACCGGTGCAACGCCGACCCCCAGGTGCACGGCATCCTGCTCCAGTTGCCGCTACCGGCCCATCTGGAGGCGGACGACTTCCTGGCCCGGATCGATCCCCGCAAGGACGTCGACGGCTTCCATCCCGTCAACATGGGCCGGCTCCTGCAGGGGCGCCCGTACCTGGTGCCCTGCACGCCGGCCGGCATCCTGCACCTGATCGACGCCACCGGCGTCGAGCTGCAGGGCCGGCGGGCGGTGGTCATCGGGCGCAGCAACATCGTCGGCAAGCCGACGGCCCTGTTGCTGCTGGGCCGGCACGCCACCGTCACCGTCTGCCACTCCCGTACCCGCGACCTGGCCGGGGTCTGCCGGGAGGCCGACGTGCTGGTGGCCGCCGTGGGGCGCGCTCGCCTGGTGCGGGGCGACTGGATCAAGCCGGGTGCCGTCGTCATCGACGTCGGCATCAACCGCCTGCCCGACGGGAGTCTGGCCGGCGACGTCGACTTCGACGCGGCCTCGCGCGTGGCCGGTCACGTCACACCGGTGCCGGGCGGGGTCGGGCCCATGACCGTGGCCATGCTGATGGCCAACGCCGTGACGGCAGCGGAGCGGCTGCTGGAGGCCACGGACGGCGCCTGA